A single window of Bos javanicus breed banteng chromosome 19, ARS-OSU_banteng_1.0, whole genome shotgun sequence DNA harbors:
- the RAB40B gene encoding ras-related protein Rab-40B — protein MGSQPMRAYSRPSNCGRPMAGRSPSARCQAAGTAGLAVLQGPLDPRGAGLPGHRLCAVPWAGHGRGRWRGTMSTGGSPVRAYDFLLKFLLVGDSDVGKGEILASLQDGAAESPYGHPAGIDYKTTTILLDGRRVKLQLWDTSGQGRFCTIFRSYSRGAQGVILVYDIANRWSFDGIDRWIKEINEHAPGVPKILVGNRLHLAFKRQVPTEQAQAYAERLGVTFFEVSPLCNFNITESFMELARIVLLRHGMDRLWRPSKVLSLQDLCCRAVVSCTPAHLLDRLPLPTALRSHLKSFSMATGLSARMAHGRPCSLASGSSHKRTSLRKAKGTHLSQSPPRRCSRNNCKVS, from the exons ATGGGCAGCCAGCCAATGAGAGCGTACAGCCGCCCTAGCAACTGCGGTCGGCCAATGGCTGGGCGGAGCCCGAGTGCGCGCTGTCAGGCTGCTGGGACCGCGGGGCTCGCAGTGCTCCAGGGACCTCTGGACCCGCGCGGCGCTGGACTGCCAGGCCACCGCCTCTGCGCTGTCCCGTGGGCTGGGCATGGGCGCGGGCGCTGGCGCGGCACGATGAGCACCGGGGGCAGCCCGGTCCGCGCCTACGACTTTCTGCTCAAATTCCTGCTGGTGGGCGACAGCGACGTGGGCAAAGGCGAGATCCTGGCGAGCCTGCAGGACGGTGCGGCCGAGTCCCCGTATGGCCACCCCGCGG GAATCGACTACAAGACCACCACCATCCTGCTGGACGGCCGGAGGGTGAAGCTGCAGCTCTG GGACACGTCGGGTCAGGGAAGATTTTGTACCATATTCCGCTCTTACTCTCGGGGCGCACAG GGTGTGATCCTGGTGTACGACATCGCAAACCGCTGGTCCTTTGATGGCATCGACCGGTGGATTAAGGAGATCAATGAG CACGCCCCAGGGGTCCCTAAGATCCTGGTGGGGAACCGCCTGCACCTGGCCTTCAAGCGGCAGGTCCCCACGGAGCAGGCCCAGGCCTACGCGGAGCGCCTGGGTGTGACGTTTTTCGAGGTCAGCCCGCTGTGCAATTTCAACATCACTGAGTCCTTTATGGAGCTGGCCAGGATCGTGTTGCTGCGGCACGGGATGGACCGGCTCTGGAGGCCGAGCAAGG TACTGAGCTTGCAGGACCTGTGCTGCCGGGCAGTGGTGTCCTGCACGCCTGCGCACCTGCTGGACAGGCTGCCGCTGCCCACGGCCCTCAGGAGCCACCTCAAGTCCTTCTCGATGGCCACCGGCCTGAGCGCCAGGATGGCGCACGGCCGTCCCTGCTCCCTCGCCTCCGGCTCCAGCCACAAGAGGACCAGCCTCCGAAAAGCCAAGGGCACCCACCTCTCCCAAAGCCCCCCCAGACGCTGCTCTAGGAACAACTGCAAAGTCTCTTGA